From Amycolatopsis sp. cg9, one genomic window encodes:
- a CDS encoding response regulator — protein MTRVLIADDQALLRGSFRVLVDSAPGLEVVGEASDGVEAIALTRREQPDVVLMDVRMPELDGIEATRRICAETDVRVLMLTTFDLDEYVYAALRAGASGFLLKDTRPADLLAAIDVVAAGDALLAPSVTRRLVAEFARLPTGPVTRLAGVTAREQEVLTLIARGLSNDEIAARLHLGIATVKTHIGRLLHKLAARDRAQLVIAAYESGLIRPTAQ, from the coding sequence GTGACCCGCGTCCTGATCGCCGACGACCAGGCGCTGCTGCGCGGCAGCTTCCGGGTCCTGGTCGACAGCGCCCCGGGCCTGGAGGTCGTCGGCGAGGCGTCCGACGGCGTCGAAGCGATCGCGTTGACGCGGCGCGAACAGCCGGACGTCGTGCTCATGGACGTCCGGATGCCGGAGCTGGACGGCATCGAGGCGACCCGCCGGATCTGCGCGGAGACCGACGTCCGGGTGCTGATGCTGACGACGTTCGACCTGGACGAGTACGTCTACGCGGCCCTGCGCGCGGGCGCGAGCGGCTTCCTGCTCAAGGACACCCGCCCGGCGGACCTCCTGGCGGCGATCGACGTGGTGGCGGCCGGCGACGCGCTGCTGGCCCCCTCGGTGACCCGCCGCCTGGTCGCGGAGTTCGCCCGGCTGCCGACAGGCCCGGTGACCCGCTTGGCCGGCGTGACGGCGCGGGAACAGGAGGTGCTGACGCTGATCGCACGGGGGCTGTCGAACGACGAAATCGCCGCGCGCCTGCACCTGGGGATCGCGACAGTGAAGACCCACATCGGACGGCTGCTGCACAAACTGGCGGCGCGGGACCGGGCGCAGCTGGTGATCGCGGCGTACGAATCGGGATTGATCCGGCCTACAGCGCAGTAA
- a CDS encoding sensor histidine kinase has translation MRIRVVLDVLAVLVLAIGAGGNLAAGAWALPPWLPAWLGWAILLTSVTPILLRRWWPRPAYVFSLVLTAAAIPIGGPVLAIAVVSAGCALYTFVVHRGSRASRIGFAAGLLGIGLLGIVVPNPSTATTVNFGASALIVGFALGIAVHGRREYAAIERENHAREAVSAERLRIAREMHDVVAHSMSLIAVKAAVGNHVALEQPDQAREALRVIEDTSRETLAELRRVLGVLRDGTGVPALAPAPTLADLRALADRAQVTGLAVDLAVEDLDELPGGVGQSVYRIVQEALTNVVKHAAATTCRIRVTGGDGEVGIEVRDDGRGGVATPGHGLIGMRERVAVYGGEFAAGPSGDGFRVFARLPYEPAVAR, from the coding sequence ATGCGCATCCGCGTGGTTCTCGACGTGCTGGCGGTCCTCGTGCTGGCGATCGGCGCCGGCGGCAACCTCGCCGCCGGCGCGTGGGCGCTGCCGCCGTGGCTGCCCGCCTGGCTCGGCTGGGCGATCCTGCTGACGAGCGTCACCCCGATCCTGCTGCGGCGCTGGTGGCCGCGGCCCGCCTACGTCTTTTCCCTGGTGCTGACCGCGGCGGCGATCCCGATCGGCGGGCCGGTGCTGGCGATCGCCGTGGTGTCCGCCGGGTGCGCGCTGTACACGTTCGTCGTGCACCGCGGCAGCCGCGCCTCGCGGATCGGGTTCGCGGCCGGGCTGCTCGGGATCGGCCTGCTCGGCATCGTGGTGCCGAACCCGAGCACCGCGACGACGGTGAACTTCGGGGCGTCGGCGCTGATCGTCGGGTTCGCGCTCGGCATCGCCGTCCACGGCCGCCGCGAGTACGCCGCGATCGAGCGGGAAAACCACGCGCGGGAAGCGGTTTCCGCGGAACGGCTGCGGATCGCGCGCGAGATGCACGACGTCGTCGCGCACAGCATGAGCCTGATCGCGGTGAAGGCGGCGGTCGGCAACCACGTCGCCCTCGAACAACCCGACCAGGCTCGGGAAGCGTTGCGGGTCATCGAAGACACGAGCCGCGAGACGCTGGCCGAGCTGCGGCGCGTGCTGGGCGTGCTGCGCGACGGCACCGGCGTCCCGGCACTGGCGCCCGCGCCGACGCTCGCCGACCTGCGCGCGCTCGCCGACCGCGCGCAGGTGACGGGCCTCGCCGTCGACCTCGCCGTCGAGGACCTCGACGAACTGCCCGGCGGCGTCGGCCAGTCGGTGTACCGGATCGTGCAGGAGGCGCTGACCAACGTGGTCAAGCACGCGGCCGCGACGACGTGCCGGATCCGCGTGACGGGCGGCGACGGCGAGGTCGGCATCGAAGTCCGCGACGACGGCCGCGGCGGCGTCGCGACCCCGGGCCACGGCCTGATCGGGATGCGCGAACGCGTGGCCGTCTACGGCGGCGAGTTCGCCGCGGGCCCGTCCGGCGACGGCTTCCGCGTCTTCGCGCGGCTGCCCTACGAGCCGGCGGTGGCCCGGTGA
- a CDS encoding SRPBCC family protein: MPAKLQTVEERPVLRLERRLKHAPEKVWRAITDPAELEHWFPAKVDVELRDGGAIRFTFPGEDTSTTGRVVTADPPREFTFVWNDDTLRWLISPDGEGSLLEFTHTFGRGDPAIAKLAAGRNAAGWDVCLDALDARLAGRDFEQPREWHDRMASYVAEFGLGEGEVLADGTIRFRRDLVWKPVAEVRALLPDEPGWAVVQDPRDGTRVELTEPPEADVAAQLTRRHEQLDKLFAATHDVALPDWPPDRVEAVRKHYAERPTQG; this comes from the coding sequence ATGCCCGCGAAACTGCAGACCGTCGAGGAACGCCCGGTGCTCAGGCTGGAACGCCGGCTGAAGCACGCACCCGAGAAGGTGTGGCGGGCCATCACGGACCCGGCCGAGCTCGAGCACTGGTTCCCGGCGAAGGTCGACGTCGAACTGCGCGACGGCGGTGCGATCCGGTTCACCTTCCCCGGCGAGGACACCTCGACGACCGGGCGGGTCGTGACGGCCGACCCGCCGCGCGAGTTCACCTTCGTCTGGAACGACGACACCCTGCGCTGGCTGATCTCCCCCGACGGCGAAGGCAGCCTCCTGGAGTTCACGCACACCTTCGGCCGCGGCGACCCGGCCATCGCGAAGCTCGCCGCGGGCCGCAACGCCGCCGGCTGGGACGTCTGCCTCGACGCCCTCGACGCGCGCCTGGCCGGGCGGGACTTCGAGCAGCCACGGGAATGGCACGACCGGATGGCGTCCTACGTGGCGGAATTCGGCCTCGGCGAGGGCGAGGTCCTCGCCGACGGCACCATCCGCTTCCGCCGCGACCTGGTCTGGAAGCCGGTGGCCGAAGTCCGGGCGCTGCTGCCGGACGAACCCGGCTGGGCGGTCGTCCAGGATCCCCGGGACGGCACCCGCGTCGAGTTGACCGAGCCGCCCGAAGCCGACGTCGCCGCCCAGCTGACCCGGCGGCACGAACAGCTCGACAAGCTGTTCGCCGCCACCCACGACGTCGCCCTGCCGGACTGGCCGCCGGACCGCGTCGAGGCCGTGCGGAAGCACTACGCGGAGCGTCCGACCCAGGGTTGA
- a CDS encoding MarR family winged helix-turn-helix transcriptional regulator, whose protein sequence is MTVDEQAWGRVLVLHARIEQDLAKALQRRHGLGLSEYRALGKLVAGPRGGLRMQELADAIGLNQSSVSRMCARLEDAGLTIRDLCEDDRRGVYSVITDAGRKRYAETEPTYCAVLRTALDKAASDPELAGAVAAVRGA, encoded by the coding sequence ATGACCGTCGACGAACAGGCGTGGGGACGCGTACTCGTGCTGCACGCCCGGATTGAGCAGGACCTCGCGAAGGCCCTGCAGCGGCGCCACGGGCTCGGCCTGTCCGAGTACCGCGCGCTCGGCAAGCTGGTCGCCGGGCCGCGCGGCGGACTGCGGATGCAGGAACTCGCGGACGCGATCGGGCTCAACCAGAGCTCGGTCAGCCGGATGTGCGCCCGCCTCGAGGACGCCGGCCTGACCATCCGCGACCTGTGCGAGGACGACCGCCGCGGCGTCTACTCGGTGATCACCGACGCCGGCCGCAAGCGCTACGCCGAAACCGAGCCGACGTACTGCGCGGTGCTGCGCACGGCGCTCGACAAGGCTGCGAGCGACCCGGAGCTCGCCGGCGCGGTCGCCGCCGTCCGCGGCGCTTGA
- a CDS encoding flavodoxin family protein has product MSDRSFLFLVGAARAGGNTEMLARRAAKELPKDVEQRWIRLPEVPLPPFEDRRHGAGSHPEPGENEQLLMDATFAATDIVVVSPVYWYSVAASVKLYLDYWSGWMRLPVEFKPRMRGKSLWGVSVLSETAREAQPLIGTLELCAEYLGMNWGGVLLGNGSRPGDVLLDEAAMAAAPAFFAGADLVTA; this is encoded by the coding sequence ATGAGTGACCGCAGCTTCCTGTTCCTGGTGGGTGCCGCGCGGGCCGGCGGCAACACGGAGATGCTGGCCCGGCGGGCGGCGAAGGAACTGCCCAAGGACGTCGAGCAGCGGTGGATCCGGCTGCCCGAGGTGCCGCTGCCGCCGTTCGAAGACCGCCGCCACGGCGCCGGTTCGCACCCCGAGCCGGGTGAGAACGAGCAGCTGCTGATGGACGCGACCTTCGCCGCGACCGACATCGTGGTCGTGTCGCCGGTGTACTGGTACTCGGTCGCGGCGAGCGTGAAGCTCTACCTCGACTACTGGTCCGGGTGGATGCGCCTGCCGGTGGAGTTCAAGCCGCGGATGCGCGGGAAGTCGTTGTGGGGCGTCAGCGTGCTGAGCGAGACCGCGCGCGAGGCCCAGCCGCTGATCGGCACGCTGGAACTCTGCGCGGAGTACCTGGGCATGAACTGGGGCGGGGTGCTGCTCGGCAACGGCAGCCGCCCCGGCGACGTGCTGCTGGACGAAGCCGCGATGGCGGCCGCGCCGGCGTTCTTCGCCGGCGCGGACCTGGTCACCGCCTAG
- a CDS encoding TetR/AcrR family transcriptional regulator, which produces MGNREALLTGAKQCLNEKGYARTTVRDLASAADVSMAAIGYHFGSREALLNAALIEANEEWGETLAKTLQAGTPADASPAERFELIWQRVIESFPEHRRMWAMTFEAYSQPDLDEAVRAQLANALELARHGLANLFQGLDDGSDAARAAGTVHQALLSGVMLQWLIDPDHAPSGADLIDGLRRIAQAVLD; this is translated from the coding sequence ATGGGAAACCGGGAAGCGCTCCTGACCGGCGCGAAGCAGTGCCTGAACGAGAAGGGCTACGCCCGCACGACCGTCCGGGACCTGGCCTCGGCGGCGGACGTGAGCATGGCCGCGATCGGGTACCACTTCGGCTCGCGCGAGGCGCTGCTCAACGCGGCCCTGATCGAGGCGAACGAGGAGTGGGGCGAAACCCTCGCGAAGACGCTGCAGGCCGGGACACCCGCGGACGCGTCGCCGGCCGAGCGGTTCGAGCTGATCTGGCAGCGGGTCATCGAGTCGTTCCCGGAACACCGCCGGATGTGGGCGATGACGTTCGAGGCGTACTCGCAGCCGGATCTCGACGAGGCCGTGCGGGCGCAACTGGCGAACGCGCTCGAGCTGGCCCGCCACGGCCTGGCGAACCTCTTCCAGGGCCTCGACGACGGCAGCGACGCGGCCCGGGCCGCCGGCACCGTGCACCAGGCCCTGCTCTCGGGCGTGATGCTCCAGTGGCTGATCGACCCGGACCACGCGCCGTCGGGCGCCGACCTGATCGACGGCCTGCGCCGGATCGCGCAGGCCGTCCTGGACTAG
- a CDS encoding FAD-dependent monooxygenase produces MPNNRVLISGASVAGPALAFWLRRYGFTPTVVERAPELRDGGYAVDFRGASLEVLDRMGLLGAVEAAATRMGEVTYVDGADRPLVVTPATYQSGELEILRGDLSRILYDATKDDVEYVFGDSITGITEHGAGVTVTFAHGEPREFDLVVGADGLHSNVRSLVLGDERRFRHDLGYYVSICTVPNHLGLDHVGRFYNEPNRTVGVYSARDNTEAKALFWFGADRLDHDHRDAGQQRRIVEERFAGVGWETPALLEAMRTAPDFYFDSASQIKLDSYARGRVALVGDAAYCAAPLSGMGTSLAVVGAYVLAGELASASYETAFADYEREMRPFVDACQKLAEGNGKWFVPPTRAWLKFRNLNYRLLPYLPWRKLIEELPLKAGNAITLKRYAGAPV; encoded by the coding sequence ATGCCGAACAACCGAGTCCTCATCTCCGGCGCGAGCGTCGCCGGCCCCGCCCTCGCCTTCTGGCTCCGCCGGTACGGCTTCACGCCGACGGTCGTCGAACGCGCCCCCGAGCTGCGTGACGGCGGCTACGCGGTCGACTTCCGCGGTGCGTCGCTGGAAGTCCTCGACCGCATGGGCCTGCTCGGCGCGGTCGAGGCGGCCGCGACGCGGATGGGCGAAGTGACCTATGTGGACGGTGCGGACCGGCCGCTGGTCGTCACGCCCGCGACCTACCAGAGCGGCGAACTGGAGATCCTGCGCGGCGACCTCTCGCGCATCCTGTACGACGCGACGAAGGACGACGTCGAGTACGTCTTCGGCGACTCGATCACCGGCATCACCGAGCACGGTGCCGGGGTCACGGTGACCTTCGCCCACGGCGAGCCGCGCGAGTTCGACCTGGTCGTCGGTGCCGACGGGCTGCACTCGAACGTGCGCTCGCTCGTCCTCGGCGACGAGCGGCGGTTCCGCCACGACCTCGGCTACTACGTCTCGATCTGCACCGTGCCCAACCACCTCGGGCTCGACCACGTGGGCCGGTTCTACAACGAGCCCAACCGCACGGTCGGGGTGTACAGCGCGCGGGACAACACCGAGGCCAAGGCCCTGTTCTGGTTCGGCGCCGACCGGCTCGACCACGACCACCGCGACGCCGGGCAGCAACGCCGGATCGTCGAGGAGCGCTTCGCCGGCGTCGGCTGGGAGACGCCCGCGCTGCTCGAGGCCATGCGCACGGCGCCGGACTTCTACTTCGACTCGGCGAGCCAGATCAAGCTCGACTCGTACGCGCGCGGCCGCGTCGCGCTGGTCGGCGACGCCGCCTACTGTGCCGCGCCCCTCTCGGGGATGGGCACGAGCCTGGCGGTCGTCGGCGCCTACGTGCTGGCGGGCGAGCTGGCTTCGGCGTCGTACGAAACGGCGTTCGCCGACTACGAAAGGGAAATGCGGCCCTTCGTCGACGCGTGCCAGAAACTGGCCGAGGGCAACGGGAAGTGGTTCGTCCCGCCGACGCGCGCGTGGCTGAAGTTCCGCAACCTGAACTACCGGCTGCTGCCGTACCTGCCGTGGCGCAAGCTGATCGAGGAGCTGCCGCTCAAGGCGGGCAACGCGATCACGCTGAAGCGGTATGCGGGGGCGCCGGTGTGA
- a CDS encoding winged helix-turn-helix transcriptional regulator has protein sequence MQPRTYRCGLDAAVDVIGGRWKALILWALHAEPLRFGELKRKVSGISEKMLIQALRELEADEVVHREVFHEIPPKVEYSLTELGQRLNTALLPLGDWGEENMAGIAKRRGVTPAPPHTASA, from the coding sequence ATGCAGCCTCGAACCTACCGCTGCGGCCTGGACGCGGCCGTCGACGTGATCGGCGGGCGCTGGAAGGCCCTGATCCTGTGGGCACTGCACGCCGAGCCGCTGCGGTTCGGCGAGCTGAAGCGGAAAGTCAGCGGGATCAGCGAGAAGATGCTCATCCAGGCGCTGCGGGAACTGGAGGCGGACGAGGTGGTGCACCGCGAGGTGTTCCACGAGATCCCGCCGAAGGTCGAGTACTCGCTGACCGAGCTGGGTCAGCGGCTGAACACCGCGTTGCTGCCGCTGGGCGACTGGGGCGAGGAGAACATGGCCGGCATCGCGAAGCGCCGCGGCGTCACACCGGCGCCCCCGCATACCGCTTCAGCGTGA
- a CDS encoding NAD(P)-dependent oxidoreductase has translation MGESKKQVGVLGLGRMGAALAGALLGAGHDVSVWNRSPLKAGPLLDRGARLAATPAEAASADVVVSCLSTYDTQQPVLDAAALRGRTLVNLTSGTPEQARGAAKWAASEGVDYVDGVIMAVPQGIGTPGARILYSGSEAAFAAQRNVLEVLGEPVFLGEDAGLAALYDLALLGMMWSAMGGYLHALALVGSEGVTPGEFTPMALDWLSSVGGFLTGIGAQVASGDYETDVSALDINAAGLGLLVETSRSQGISTEVPAALRALFDRAVAAGHGAHAIASVIEEIR, from the coding sequence ATGGGAGAAAGCAAGAAACAGGTGGGCGTGCTCGGCCTGGGGCGGATGGGCGCCGCCCTCGCCGGCGCGCTGCTGGGGGCGGGGCACGACGTCTCGGTGTGGAACCGGTCGCCGCTCAAGGCGGGTCCGCTGCTCGACCGCGGCGCCCGGCTCGCGGCCACGCCGGCGGAGGCGGCATCGGCGGACGTCGTCGTCAGCTGTCTGTCCACATACGACACCCAGCAGCCGGTCCTCGACGCGGCCGCGTTGCGGGGCCGGACGCTGGTGAACTTGACGTCCGGGACGCCGGAACAGGCCCGTGGCGCCGCGAAGTGGGCGGCCTCGGAAGGCGTCGACTACGTGGACGGCGTCATCATGGCGGTGCCGCAGGGCATCGGGACACCCGGCGCGCGAATCCTCTACAGCGGCTCGGAAGCCGCGTTCGCGGCGCAGCGGAACGTCCTGGAAGTGCTGGGAGAACCGGTGTTCCTCGGCGAGGACGCCGGACTGGCGGCCCTGTACGACTTGGCGCTGCTCGGGATGATGTGGTCGGCGATGGGTGGCTACCTCCACGCGCTCGCCCTGGTCGGCAGCGAAGGCGTCACGCCGGGGGAGTTCACACCGATGGCCCTGGACTGGCTGTCGTCGGTCGGCGGGTTCCTGACCGGCATCGGCGCGCAGGTGGCCAGCGGCGACTACGAGACCGACGTGTCCGCGTTGGACATCAACGCGGCCGGGCTCGGCCTGCTCGTCGAGACGAGCCGTTCGCAAGGGATCAGCACGGAGGTGCCCGCGGCGTTGCGGGCGTTGTTCGACCGCGCGGTGGCGGCGGGCCACGGCGCGCACGCGATCGCGAGCGTCATCGAGGAGATCCGGTGA
- a CDS encoding SDR family oxidoreductase: MKYLGKKAVVAGGTHGMGLAVVRALLDGGAEVLLTGRDVSPLAGKLPGKAHLLSSDAARLTDVDELAAVAASALGEVDLVFLNVGFSTLTPYEAATPEVYDRTFDVNTKGAYFTAQRLAPLVRPGGSFVFTTSVAAGAGIAGMGLYSAAKAAVRSFARTYAAELAPRGIRVNVVSPGYTDTPTMGVTGVPAEVLAEFKTHGDEITPLKRHATAEEVAAAVLFLAFEATFTTGADLPVDGGLGQRLTLPA; encoded by the coding sequence GTGAAGTACCTGGGGAAGAAGGCCGTCGTCGCCGGCGGCACGCACGGCATGGGCCTGGCGGTGGTGCGCGCCCTGCTCGACGGCGGCGCCGAGGTACTGCTGACCGGCCGGGACGTCTCGCCGCTGGCGGGGAAGCTGCCGGGCAAGGCGCACCTGCTGTCGTCGGACGCGGCCCGCCTGACCGACGTCGACGAGCTCGCCGCGGTCGCCGCTTCGGCGCTCGGCGAAGTGGACCTGGTGTTCCTCAACGTCGGCTTCTCGACGCTGACGCCGTACGAAGCGGCGACGCCCGAGGTCTACGACCGCACCTTCGACGTCAACACCAAGGGCGCGTACTTCACGGCGCAGCGCCTGGCCCCGCTGGTGCGCCCCGGCGGCTCGTTCGTCTTCACGACGTCGGTCGCGGCCGGGGCCGGGATCGCCGGGATGGGCCTGTACTCGGCGGCGAAGGCCGCGGTGCGCTCGTTCGCGCGCACCTACGCGGCCGAGCTGGCGCCGCGCGGGATCCGGGTCAACGTGGTCAGCCCGGGCTACACGGACACGCCGACGATGGGCGTCACCGGCGTCCCGGCCGAGGTGCTGGCGGAGTTCAAGACCCACGGTGACGAGATCACGCCGTTGAAGCGCCACGCGACGGCCGAGGAGGTGGCGGCGGCGGTGCTGTTCCTGGCCTTCGAGGCGACGTTCACCACCGGCGCCGACCTCCCCGTCGACGGCGGTCTCGGCCAGCGCCTCACCCTGCCCGCGTGA
- a CDS encoding NAD(P)H-dependent oxidoreductase, giving the protein MNVLWVFAHPEPRSLSGALRDDGVRTLQALGHDVRESDLYAMKWNPVVDAADFRAEAGDERLVVGATSARAHARGELSADIVAEQEKLSWADAVVVQFPLWWYGLPAILKGWFDRVFVKGFGYGVRGEDGRTLRYGEGRLAGKRAVVVLTAGAREPAMGPRGVNGALADVLFPLHHGTLFYAGMSVLPPVPVFGADRVSDVEFAEARELLRSRLSALGTTEPIPFRTQNGGDYDDDLVLRPDRAPGTTGLDVHLTRAG; this is encoded by the coding sequence ATGAACGTCTTGTGGGTTTTCGCGCATCCCGAGCCGCGCTCGCTGAGCGGGGCCCTCCGCGACGACGGCGTCCGGACGCTCCAGGCACTCGGGCACGACGTCCGGGAGTCGGATCTGTACGCGATGAAGTGGAACCCCGTGGTCGACGCCGCCGACTTCAGGGCCGAGGCCGGGGACGAGCGGCTGGTCGTCGGGGCGACGTCGGCCCGTGCGCACGCGCGGGGCGAGCTGAGCGCGGACATCGTCGCCGAGCAGGAAAAGCTGAGCTGGGCGGACGCCGTCGTCGTGCAGTTCCCGCTGTGGTGGTACGGCCTGCCGGCGATCCTGAAGGGCTGGTTCGACCGCGTTTTCGTGAAGGGCTTCGGCTACGGCGTCCGCGGCGAGGACGGGCGGACGCTGCGCTACGGCGAAGGCCGGCTCGCGGGCAAGCGCGCGGTGGTGGTGCTCACCGCGGGTGCCCGCGAACCGGCCATGGGGCCGCGCGGGGTGAACGGCGCGCTGGCCGACGTCCTGTTCCCGCTGCACCACGGGACCTTGTTCTACGCCGGGATGTCCGTGCTGCCGCCCGTTCCGGTCTTCGGCGCCGACCGGGTGTCCGACGTGGAGTTCGCCGAAGCCCGCGAACTACTGCGAAGCCGCCTCAGCGCACTGGGAACGACCGAGCCCATCCCGTTCCGCACGCAGAACGGCGGCGACTACGACGACGACCTCGTCCTCCGCCCCGATCGCGCGCCGGGCACCACCGGCCTGGACGTCCACCTCACGCGGGCAGGGTGA
- a CDS encoding GlxA family transcriptional regulator, translated as MAEFVHPNRHHIAVLVRHGMLVMELGIVHRLFGQARSASGEPLYEVVTCTLEPGPVRTDSDVTIPVDRGPEVLAEADTVIVPASLAEYEPMARVLTPPLKAALARIPEHARIASICTGAFVLAAAGLLDGRPATTHWRSAEELQDRFPEVDVDPCVLYTDDGDVLTSAGVAAGIDLVLHMIRRDHGAAVANEVARGTVVSPHREGGQAQFVRRLVPEPRTSSTKEARAWALENLHRPLTLRELAAREAMSTRTFTRRFREEVGISALQWLTQQRVERARQLLEETDLAVDRVATEAGFGTAASLRQHFQAALGVSPSAYRTTFRGELATQAG; from the coding sequence ATGGCCGAATTCGTGCACCCGAACCGCCACCACATCGCCGTCCTGGTCCGCCACGGCATGCTCGTGATGGAGCTGGGCATCGTCCACCGGCTGTTCGGCCAGGCGCGTTCGGCGTCGGGCGAGCCGCTGTACGAGGTCGTGACCTGCACGCTCGAGCCCGGCCCGGTGCGCACCGACTCGGACGTCACCATCCCGGTCGACCGCGGCCCCGAGGTGCTGGCCGAGGCGGACACGGTGATCGTCCCCGCGTCCCTGGCCGAGTACGAGCCGATGGCCCGCGTGCTGACCCCGCCGCTCAAGGCCGCGCTCGCCCGCATCCCGGAGCACGCGCGGATCGCGTCGATCTGCACCGGCGCGTTCGTGCTCGCCGCGGCCGGGCTCCTCGACGGCCGCCCGGCCACCACCCACTGGCGCTCCGCCGAGGAGCTGCAGGACCGGTTCCCCGAGGTCGACGTCGACCCCTGCGTGCTCTACACCGACGACGGCGACGTCCTGACCTCGGCGGGCGTCGCCGCCGGCATCGACCTGGTGCTGCACATGATCCGCCGCGACCACGGCGCGGCCGTGGCCAACGAGGTCGCCCGCGGCACGGTCGTCTCCCCGCACCGCGAAGGCGGCCAGGCCCAGTTCGTCCGCCGCCTGGTCCCCGAGCCGCGCACGTCGTCGACGAAGGAAGCCCGGGCGTGGGCACTGGAAAACCTGCACCGGCCGCTGACCCTGCGCGAACTCGCCGCCCGCGAGGCGATGAGCACCCGTACGTTCACCCGCCGCTTCCGCGAAGAAGTCGGCATCTCGGCCCTGCAGTGGCTGACCCAGCAACGCGTCGAGCGCGCCCGCCAGCTCCTCGAGGAAACCGACCTCGCGGTCGACCGCGTCGCCACCGAAGCCGGCTTCGGCACGGCGGCGTCCCTGCGCCAGCACTTCCAAGCGGCCCTCGGGGTGTCGCCGAGCGCGTACCGCACGACGTTCCGCGGCGAACTGGCCACGCAGGCCGGGTAA
- a CDS encoding transglutaminase domain-containing protein → MDDCYVSHSRFSDPGAQASWLDAAPRDVAAMREAAYQLVFHYWAHGDITQHGFPASRREEITLRYASDMFACLRELDPAPPGGPRPPLHRIVGCCRDYTLLFVSMARHHGIPARARVGFAGYLMPGWYLDHVVAEVHDGAGWHLVEPGFGEPGDVGFDLLDVPRDQFLTGADAWTAARAGDLDPARLVVSPDLDAPFLRGLPYARHNLVLDLAALNKHEMLQWDLWGDLDTAPELGPAALARTDELAELIADADVDQLRVAFEADDVRVPPVIRSLTPPAQLPVEVVLR, encoded by the coding sequence ATGGACGACTGCTACGTCAGCCACAGCCGGTTCTCGGACCCGGGCGCGCAGGCGTCCTGGCTCGACGCGGCTCCCCGGGACGTCGCCGCCATGCGCGAGGCCGCGTACCAGCTCGTGTTCCACTACTGGGCCCACGGCGACATCACGCAGCACGGGTTTCCGGCGTCACGCCGCGAAGAGATCACCCTGCGCTACGCGTCGGACATGTTCGCGTGCCTGCGCGAACTCGACCCGGCGCCACCCGGCGGCCCGCGCCCGCCGCTGCACCGGATCGTCGGCTGCTGCCGCGACTACACCCTCCTGTTCGTCTCGATGGCCCGCCACCACGGCATCCCGGCCCGCGCCCGCGTCGGCTTCGCCGGCTACCTGATGCCCGGCTGGTACCTCGACCACGTCGTCGCCGAAGTCCACGACGGCGCCGGCTGGCACCTGGTCGAGCCGGGCTTCGGCGAGCCGGGCGACGTCGGCTTCGACCTCCTCGACGTCCCCCGCGACCAGTTCCTGACCGGCGCCGACGCGTGGACGGCGGCCCGCGCGGGCGACCTCGACCCCGCCCGGCTGGTCGTCTCCCCGGACCTGGACGCGCCGTTCCTGCGCGGCCTCCCGTACGCGCGGCACAACCTCGTGCTCGACCTCGCCGCGCTCAACAAGCACGAGATGCTCCAGTGGGACCTCTGGGGCGACCTCGACACCGCCCCCGAGCTCGGCCCGGCGGCCCTCGCCCGCACCGACGAGCTGGCCGAGCTGATCGCCGACGCGGACGTCGATCAGCTTCGGGTCGCGTTCGAGGCCGACGACGTCCGGGTGCCGCCGGTCATTCGTTCGCTTACCCCGCCGGCACAGCTCCCGGTCGAGGTCGTGCTTCGCTGA